The following are from one region of the Candidatus Limnocylindrales bacterium genome:
- the purN gene encoding phosphoribosylglycinamide formyltransferase, which yields MTETGKPPLPIAVLASGSGTNFESIAAAIDRGELHASIRVLVCNRPAAAVLGKAGRRGIETRVIPHRDYASREAFDAAVADVLGQYSVELVVMAGFDRVVTPVLLRRFAQRVINVHPALLPAFRGAHAQAQAAEYGVTIAGATVHFVDEAVDHGPIILQAAVPVAAGEDAETVRLRILEQEHRIYPYAIQLFAEGRLSIEGRRVIIDGLAQPPAGALISPPLPERWGQRSSE from the coding sequence ATGACTGAGACCGGCAAGCCGCCGCTGCCCATCGCGGTCCTGGCTTCGGGCAGCGGGACCAATTTCGAATCGATCGCCGCGGCCATCGATCGCGGGGAGCTGCATGCGAGCATTCGCGTGCTCGTGTGCAACCGCCCTGCGGCGGCGGTCCTGGGAAAAGCGGGCAGGCGCGGCATCGAGACGCGCGTCATCCCGCATCGCGACTACGCCAGCCGCGAGGCGTTCGATGCGGCCGTTGCCGACGTTCTCGGCCAGTACAGCGTCGAGCTGGTGGTGATGGCCGGGTTCGACCGCGTCGTGACGCCCGTGCTGCTGCGGCGCTTCGCACAGCGGGTGATCAACGTCCACCCGGCCTTGCTTCCGGCGTTTCGTGGCGCGCATGCGCAGGCGCAGGCCGCGGAGTACGGCGTGACCATCGCGGGCGCGACCGTCCACTTCGTGGACGAAGCCGTCGACCACGGGCCCATCATCCTGCAGGCGGCAGTCCCGGTCGCCGCCGGAGAGGATGCGGAGACGGTGCGGCTGCGCATCCTGGAGCAGGAGCACCGGATCTACCCTTACGCCATCCAGCTGTTCGCGGAGGGGCGCCTTTCGATCGAAGGGCGCCGCGTGATCATCGATGGCCTCGCACAACCGCCGGCGGGAGCACTGATCAGCCCGCCGCTGCCCGAGCGGTGGGGTCAGCGTTCGTCCGAGTAG
- a CDS encoding class I SAM-dependent methyltransferase, translating into MRWEKRHEVARSSSPLASIALLPDAAAASDLALDVACGQGRHALALAEKGYRVVAADVSRHALAHLRSRTRYPAGRVLPVQVDLDAWPFRNGAFDVIVQTDFLDRQLLPVLADALRCGGMLLIDTFLAAAHPNAEGPSNPDYILRRNELPAIYSHLDLLHYCEVDGATARARLLARRTR; encoded by the coding sequence TTGAGGTGGGAGAAGCGTCACGAAGTCGCGCGATCGTCGTCGCCGCTGGCGTCCATCGCCCTCCTCCCCGATGCTGCCGCAGCTTCGGATTTGGCTCTGGACGTTGCGTGCGGGCAGGGCCGGCACGCGCTGGCGCTGGCGGAGAAAGGATACCGCGTCGTGGCAGCCGACGTTTCTCGCCACGCGCTCGCACATCTTCGCAGTCGCACACGGTATCCAGCAGGCCGCGTCCTTCCGGTGCAGGTCGATCTGGACGCCTGGCCATTCCGCAACGGGGCCTTCGACGTGATCGTGCAGACCGACTTTCTCGACCGGCAACTGCTGCCGGTGCTGGCCGATGCGCTGCGTTGCGGGGGAATGCTGCTGATCGATACGTTCCTGGCAGCCGCGCACCCGAACGCCGAAGGGCCGTCGAATCCAGACTACATTCTCCGACGCAACGAGCTGCCTGCGATCTATTCGCATCTCGACCTGCTGCACTACTGCGAGGTCGACGGTGCCACGGCGCGAGCTCGGCTTCTGGCGCGACGAACGCGCTGA
- the purM gene encoding phosphoribosylformylglycinamidine cyclo-ligase, producing the protein MKASSRPLTYRTAGVDIDAADRFVSRIGKIAAATRQPGVLAGIGPFAAAVAVPKGMRQPVMVSSTDGVGTKLAVARLADRHDTIGIDLVAMNANDLVTTGARPLFFLDYLAVGVLASVDAEAIVRGIAQGCRQAGMSLVGGETAEMPGFYKRGEYDLAGFCVGAVERRSMIDGSGVRSGDVILGLESSGLHSNGYSLARRALKATTRASLARRVPELGTTLADELLKPTVIYVRPLLELLGKMKLHAMAHITGGGLSGNLVRVLPQKARAVISRRALPQLPVFTLIRECGRIRDEEMERTFNCGTGFVVIVPERDADAATRLLRRRGIGTRAIGVVERGPRSVVYSDD; encoded by the coding sequence GTGAAGGCTTCCTCGCGCCCGCTCACCTACCGCACGGCCGGCGTCGACATCGATGCCGCGGATCGTTTCGTCAGCCGCATCGGCAAGATCGCGGCCGCGACGCGGCAGCCGGGCGTGCTCGCCGGCATCGGACCGTTCGCTGCAGCCGTGGCCGTTCCCAAGGGAATGCGCCAGCCGGTGATGGTGTCCTCGACCGACGGCGTCGGCACCAAGCTGGCCGTGGCGCGTCTGGCCGATCGGCACGACACAATCGGCATCGACCTGGTCGCCATGAATGCCAATGATCTGGTCACCACCGGCGCGCGGCCTCTCTTCTTTCTCGATTATCTGGCCGTCGGCGTGCTCGCATCGGTGGATGCCGAGGCGATCGTCCGCGGCATCGCGCAAGGCTGTCGCCAGGCCGGGATGAGCCTGGTGGGCGGCGAGACCGCCGAGATGCCCGGCTTCTACAAACGCGGCGAATACGATCTGGCGGGCTTCTGCGTCGGCGCCGTCGAACGCAGGTCGATGATCGATGGAAGCGGCGTGCGGTCCGGCGACGTCATTCTGGGACTGGAATCCAGCGGCCTGCACAGCAACGGCTACAGCCTGGCAAGGCGCGCGCTGAAAGCGACGACCCGTGCGAGCCTTGCCCGTCGCGTTCCCGAGCTCGGCACGACGCTGGCCGACGAGCTGCTGAAGCCTACCGTCATCTACGTTCGGCCGCTGCTCGAGCTGCTGGGCAAGATGAAGCTGCACGCCATGGCGCACATCACCGGCGGTGGGCTCTCCGGCAATCTGGTGCGTGTGCTGCCGCAGAAAGCGCGCGCCGTGATCTCGCGTCGCGCGCTGCCGCAGCTGCCCGTGTTCACTCTCATTCGCGAGTGCGGCCGCATCCGCGATGAGGAGATGGAGCGCACGTTCAACTGCGGGACCGGCTTCGTCGTGATCGTGCCCGAGCGCGATGCCGACGCAGCCACGCGCCTGCTGCGGCGTCGCGGCATCGGCACGCGTGCCATCGGCGTCGTGGAGCGAGGGCCGCGCAGCGTCGTCTATTCCGATGACTGA
- a CDS encoding phosphoribosyltransferase family protein, translating to MSLLSARVRGLLRLVAIDAACAACGARTAAFCAECRIASGIPEAGARCALMGGRKLWFLASYWCRRVSPPVPTPAVEALLRFKHRADRQRGRSLARAFATALTEHARTFDAVVAIPASSTRARARALDPAAWFARALAARGGVAFRSRLLQRRRDVRPQRGLGGAQRRSNVRGAFGTCAAVPDGYSLLLIDDVCTTGSTLGEAAAALEAAGAARVELAVLACADMALCRQCPSMID from the coding sequence ATGAGCCTGCTGAGCGCGCGCGTACGCGGCCTTCTGCGCCTTGTCGCCATTGACGCCGCCTGTGCTGCATGCGGCGCCCGAACGGCGGCCTTCTGCGCGGAGTGCCGCATCGCCAGCGGCATCCCCGAAGCGGGTGCCCGCTGTGCCCTGATGGGCGGGCGAAAGCTGTGGTTCCTCGCGTCGTACTGGTGCCGCCGCGTTTCGCCGCCGGTTCCGACGCCGGCGGTGGAGGCGCTGCTACGCTTCAAGCACCGCGCCGACCGGCAACGCGGACGATCTCTGGCTCGCGCGTTCGCGACCGCGCTCACCGAACACGCGCGAACGTTCGACGCGGTCGTCGCCATTCCCGCATCCTCGACGCGCGCCCGCGCGCGCGCTCTCGACCCGGCCGCCTGGTTTGCGCGGGCACTCGCAGCGCGCGGCGGAGTCGCTTTCCGCAGCCGGCTGCTGCAGCGCCGGCGCGACGTGCGGCCGCAGCGCGGCCTCGGGGGAGCCCAGAGACGCTCCAATGTCCGAGGGGCGTTCGGCACTTGCGCTGCCGTGCCCGACGGATATTCGCTCCTGCTGATCGACGACGTCTGCACCACCGGCTCGACCCTGGGCGAGGCCGCTGCCGCGCTCGAAGCCGCGGGGGCCGCCAGGGTCGAGCTGGCGGTGCTGGCGTGTGCAGACATGGCGCTGTGCCGGCAATGTCCATCGATGATCGATTGA
- a CDS encoding TIGR04283 family arsenosugar biosynthesis glycosyltransferase has product MRLSVVMPALDEARQIGEAVASTVFGLEEEDELIVVDGGSGDDTVARARAAGAAVVSAPRGRGLQMNAGAACARGDVLLFQHADTRLPLGFRAAITAVLTEPAVTWGRFDLAFDRGGPVLRAIAHLITLRSRLFASATGDQAIFVRRSEFESIGGYREPRLFEDVELVQRLRRRGRMGIPGGRVVTSSRRWRNDGVWRTTLRMWTLKSLYLAGVPAQRLLDYYSDER; this is encoded by the coding sequence GTGCGCCTGAGCGTGGTCATGCCGGCGCTCGATGAGGCGCGGCAGATCGGTGAAGCGGTCGCTTCGACCGTCTTCGGCCTGGAAGAGGAGGATGAGCTGATCGTCGTCGATGGCGGCAGCGGCGACGACACGGTCGCGCGGGCACGCGCCGCGGGCGCTGCGGTCGTGTCGGCGCCGAGGGGGCGAGGCCTGCAGATGAACGCCGGTGCCGCCTGCGCACGTGGAGACGTGCTGCTGTTCCAGCACGCCGATACGCGCCTGCCGCTCGGGTTCCGCGCGGCAATCACCGCGGTGCTGACAGAGCCGGCGGTGACCTGGGGACGCTTCGACCTGGCCTTCGACCGCGGCGGGCCCGTGCTGCGCGCGATCGCGCATCTGATCACGTTGCGTTCGCGGCTGTTCGCCAGCGCCACCGGCGACCAGGCCATCTTCGTGCGGCGCAGCGAGTTCGAGAGCATCGGCGGCTATCGCGAGCCGCGGCTGTTCGAGGATGTCGAGCTGGTGCAGCGGCTTCGCCGACGCGGCCGCATGGGCATCCCCGGCGGCCGCGTCGTCACGTCCTCGCGGCGGTGGCGCAACGATGGTGTCTGGCGCACGACGCTGCGGATGTGGACGCTGAAGTCGTTGTACCTGGCGGGTGTGCCGGCCCAGCGGCTGCTCGACTACTACTCGGACGAACGCTGA